A genomic stretch from Mya arenaria isolate MELC-2E11 chromosome 10, ASM2691426v1 includes:
- the LOC128206577 gene encoding calmodulin-A-like isoform X2, whose product MDCLCHALRKQASKKKPKQEDGETTMDKASVYSSHDVEKNFDSEIRELFRLFDTNNDRSISVQELGKAMRFLGMSPTEQGITDAMSALDTNENGRMEFQEFYKFMQAEMTKLNEANFTNNQDTVRSAFRTFDKDGNGYIDEKELRIAMKKLGEALTDKELDDMMKQTDVDEDGKINYEEFVKIWCETT is encoded by the exons GCGAGCAAAAAGAAACCAAAACAAGAAGATGGTGAAACAACGATGGATAAAG CAAGCGTATACTCAAGTCACGATGTGGAAAAGAACTTTGATTCCG AAATACGTGAGTTGTTCCGATTGTTTGACACAAACAATGACCGTTCCATATCAGTGCAGGAGCTGGGCAAGGCGATGAGGTTCCTGGGAATGTCACCTACAGAACAAGGGATAACTGATGCCATGAGTGCCTTGGACACAAACG aaaatggCAGGATGGAGTTTCAagaattttacaaatttatgcAAGCAGAGATGACTAAACTGA ATGAAGCAAATTTCACAAACAACCAAGACACCGTACGCTCAGCATTCCGGACGTTTGATAAGGATGGAAATGGATACATAGACGAGAAGGAATTAAG AATTGCAATGAAGAAGTTAGGTGAAGCATTGACGGACAAGGAGCTGGACGATATGATGAAACAAACTGATGTCGATGAGGATGGCAAAATCAATTATGAAG AGTTCGTTAAGATATGGTGTGAAACAACTTGA
- the LOC128206577 gene encoding uncharacterized protein LOC128206577 isoform X4 has protein sequence MDCLCHALRKQASKKKPKQEDGETTMDKVQELGKAMRFLGMSPTEQGITDAMSALDTNENGRMEFQEFYKFMQAEMTKLNEANFTNNQDTVRSAFRTFDKDGNGYIDEKELRIAMKKLGEALTDKELDDMMKQTDVDEDGKINYEEFVKIWCETT, from the exons GCGAGCAAAAAGAAACCAAAACAAGAAGATGGTGAAACAACGATGGATAAAG TGCAGGAGCTGGGCAAGGCGATGAGGTTCCTGGGAATGTCACCTACAGAACAAGGGATAACTGATGCCATGAGTGCCTTGGACACAAACG aaaatggCAGGATGGAGTTTCAagaattttacaaatttatgcAAGCAGAGATGACTAAACTGA ATGAAGCAAATTTCACAAACAACCAAGACACCGTACGCTCAGCATTCCGGACGTTTGATAAGGATGGAAATGGATACATAGACGAGAAGGAATTAAG AATTGCAATGAAGAAGTTAGGTGAAGCATTGACGGACAAGGAGCTGGACGATATGATGAAACAAACTGATGTCGATGAGGATGGCAAAATCAATTATGAAG AGTTCGTTAAGATATGGTGTGAAACAACTTGA